A genomic window from Thiovulum sp. ES includes:
- a CDS encoding putative transcriptional regulator (PFAM: Helix-turn-helix): protein MEQKEENLVKKTCRELGITQKELAEMMGISRQSVNNWANNRTDPPKIFSRLIELLNIEKRFKTIKEQFVM from the coding sequence TTGGAACAAAAAGAGGAAAATTTAGTTAAAAAAACTTGCCGAGAACTCGGAATCACTCAAAAAGAACTTGCTGAAATGATGGGGATAAGTAGGCAAAGTGTGAATAATTGGGCAAATAATAGAACTGATCCACCAAAAATATTCTCAAGATTAATAGAATTACTTAATATAGAAAAAAGATTCAAAACTATTAAAGAACAATTTGTAATGTAA